The Roseococcus microcysteis genome contains a region encoding:
- a CDS encoding MaoC/PaaZ C-terminal domain-containing protein yields MNTPLESFDELSPGQRFDYGSFRLSEAEIIAYARDFDPQPFHTDPEAARAAPLFGGLVASGLHTMGMCFGMIMRSGIWTRISLGGSGIDTKWPAPLRPDEEVAVASVVESVKASRSRPEMGVAMVRHTGTRLADGVVVIDMLGTHFLKR; encoded by the coding sequence TTGAACACGCCGCTGGAGTCATTCGATGAATTGTCGCCGGGGCAGCGCTTCGACTATGGCAGCTTCCGGCTGAGCGAGGCCGAGATCATCGCCTATGCGCGCGACTTCGACCCCCAGCCCTTCCACACCGACCCCGAGGCGGCGCGCGCCGCGCCCCTGTTCGGCGGGCTGGTGGCCTCCGGCCTGCACACCATGGGCATGTGCTTCGGCATGATCATGCGCAGCGGCATCTGGACGCGGATCAGCCTGGGCGGATCAGGCATAGACACGAAATGGCCCGCGCCGCTCCGCCCCGATGAGGAAGTGGCGGTAGCTTCCGTGGTGGAGAGCGTGAAGGCCTCCCGCTCGCGCCCCGAGATGGGTGTGGCGATGGTGCGCCACACCGGCACCCGCTTGGCCGATGGCGTGGTGGTCATTGATATGCTGGGGACGCATTTCCTGAAACGCTGA
- a CDS encoding DUF445 domain-containing protein, protein MASPDDELRRALARHRAFATLLLVLMAVLMVLAYQFPAGFWPDLLAASAKAGVVGGLADWFAVTALFRRPMGLPIPHTAIIPRQKDRLGRSLGGFVANHVFTEAEVKRLIARLDVAGIIGTFLANPAHTRPAAQALAEALPRLLDTLEDGRARRLLMRLVPRVAGGPGGAALVARALRALIAGGQHQAVFDLALGQMKVLLEAKHDDLREAIKRRVRDQGGAVVGWAAGAYVADRVLAAVNAELQRIEPGDSDLRAAFEAWLEAEITRLETEPERAAALGAAIRRGLAHPTVTEWLTDVWRRLREALVADARNPSGRTVALVEASFANAGTFLAEDAVARARLNAAIETTFASLVPTAQDRLAAFIAQVVAGWDSREVSDKIELRVGKDLQYIRINGTLVGFLVGAALYLLIHWLNEGRVAH, encoded by the coding sequence ATGGCATCCCCTGACGACGAGCTGCGCCGCGCCCTTGCCCGGCACCGGGCCTTTGCGACCCTCCTGCTGGTGCTGATGGCCGTGCTGATGGTGCTGGCCTACCAGTTCCCGGCCGGCTTCTGGCCGGATTTGCTGGCGGCCTCGGCCAAGGCCGGCGTGGTGGGGGGGTTGGCCGACTGGTTCGCCGTCACCGCCTTGTTCCGCCGGCCCATGGGGCTGCCCATTCCGCACACCGCCATCATTCCGCGCCAGAAGGACCGGCTGGGACGGTCGCTCGGCGGCTTCGTGGCGAACCATGTCTTCACCGAGGCGGAGGTGAAGCGGCTGATCGCGCGGCTGGATGTCGCGGGCATCATCGGCACCTTCCTGGCCAACCCCGCCCACACCCGCCCCGCCGCCCAGGCCCTGGCCGAGGCCCTGCCCCGGTTGCTGGACACGCTGGAGGATGGCCGGGCGCGGCGGCTGCTCATGCGGCTGGTGCCGCGCGTCGCGGGTGGCCCGGGCGGGGCCGCGCTGGTCGCCCGCGCGCTGCGGGCTCTGATCGCGGGCGGGCAGCACCAGGCGGTGTTCGACCTGGCGCTGGGCCAGATGAAGGTGCTGCTGGAAGCGAAGCATGACGACCTGCGCGAAGCCATCAAGCGCCGTGTGCGCGACCAGGGCGGCGCCGTGGTCGGCTGGGCCGCCGGCGCCTATGTGGCCGACCGCGTGCTGGCCGCGGTAAACGCCGAACTCCAGCGCATCGAACCCGGGGATTCCGACCTGCGCGCCGCCTTCGAAGCCTGGCTGGAGGCCGAGATCACGCGCCTGGAGACCGAACCCGAGCGCGCCGCTGCCCTTGGGGCCGCCATCCGCCGCGGCCTGGCGCACCCGACCGTCACGGAATGGCTGACCGATGTCTGGCGCCGCCTGCGCGAGGCGCTGGTGGCCGATGCCCGCAACCCCAGCGGCCGCACGGTGGCGTTGGTCGAGGCCTCCTTTGCCAATGCCGGCACCTTCCTGGCCGAGGATGCGGTGGCCCGCGCGCGCCTCAACGCCGCCATCGAGACCACCTTCGCAAGCCTGGTCCCCACCGCCCAGGACCGACTGGCCGCCTTCATCGCCCAGGTCGTGGCCGGCTGGGATAGCCGTGAGGTCAGCGACAAGATCGAACTGCGGGTGGGCAAGGACCTGCAATACATCCGCATCAACGGCACGCTGGTGGGCTTCCTGGTGGGCGCCGCCCTCTATTTGCTGATCCACTGGCTGAACGAAGGGAGGGTCGCGCATTGA
- a CDS encoding metal ABC transporter ATP-binding protein, translated as MRATQDLAVRNLTVTHGRHPAVHHVSFRLTPGQKMALVGPNGAGKSSLLHAVAGLHVPAEGGIEGAGQVALLPQASALDRSFPLSCRDAVLLGLWGEAGAFRPIANPGRVSDALAAVGLSGFEKRPVGSLSAGQFQRVLFARLLLQDAPVILLDEPFNALDARTAADLLEVVRRWHGEGRSILAVLHDLDLVRREFPTTLLLAREVVACGPTEEVLSAQNRLRARMMAEAWADDAAPCARAA; from the coding sequence GTGAGGGCCACGCAGGACCTCGCGGTGCGGAACCTGACGGTGACGCATGGGCGGCACCCGGCGGTGCACCATGTCAGCTTCCGGCTCACCCCGGGGCAGAAGATGGCGCTGGTCGGGCCCAACGGTGCGGGAAAATCCTCGCTGCTGCACGCGGTCGCGGGGCTGCACGTCCCGGCCGAGGGCGGCATCGAGGGCGCGGGCCAGGTGGCCCTGCTGCCCCAGGCCTCGGCGCTGGACCGCAGCTTCCCGCTTTCCTGCCGGGATGCCGTGCTGCTGGGCCTGTGGGGCGAGGCGGGGGCTTTCCGCCCCATCGCCAACCCCGGCCGTGTGTCCGACGCGCTGGCGGCCGTGGGGCTGTCGGGCTTTGAGAAGCGGCCGGTGGGCAGCCTTTCGGCCGGGCAGTTCCAGCGCGTGCTCTTCGCGCGGCTGCTGCTGCAGGACGCGCCCGTGATCCTGCTGGACGAACCCTTCAACGCGCTGGACGCCCGCACCGCGGCCGACCTGCTGGAGGTGGTGCGCCGCTGGCATGGCGAGGGGCGAAGCATCCTGGCCGTGCTGCATGACCTCGACCTCGTGCGCCGCGAATTTCCCACCACCTTGCTGCTGGCGCGCGAGGTGGTGGCCTGCGGCCCGACCGAGGAGGTGCTCTCGGCCCAGAACCGCCTGCGCGCGCGGATGATGGCCGAGGCCTGGGCGGACGACGCCGCCCCCTGCGCCCGCGCCGCCTGA
- a CDS encoding metal ABC transporter permease — protein sequence MIWAGPIWEGLVGPFIEFGFLRRALVGCLALSLSAPPLGVFLMLRRMSLTGDVLAHGILPGVALGFLLAGLSVPAMALGGWWPAWASPSGRGPSPARRAGGRMRRWPRSTWPRWRWGW from the coding sequence ATGATCTGGGCGGGCCCCATCTGGGAGGGCCTCGTCGGCCCCTTCATCGAATTCGGCTTCCTGCGCCGGGCGCTGGTGGGGTGCCTGGCCCTCTCGCTTTCCGCCCCCCCGCTCGGTGTCTTCCTCATGCTGCGGCGCATGAGCCTGACGGGCGATGTGCTGGCCCATGGCATCCTGCCCGGCGTCGCGCTGGGCTTCCTGCTGGCGGGGCTCTCGGTGCCGGCCATGGCGCTGGGGGGCTGGTGGCCGGCCTGGGCATCGCCATCGGGGCGGGGGCCATCTCCCGCGCGACGGGCGGGCGGGAGGATGCGGCGCTGGCCGCGCTCTACCTGGCCGCGCTGGCGGTGGGGGTGGTGA
- a CDS encoding metal ABC transporter permease, producing the protein MAGLGIAIGAGAISRATGGREDAALAALYLAALAVGVVMISWRGSSVELTHILFGSVLGVDDLALLMMGGAASATLLFLAVAWRPLVLECFDPSFARAVGVRGSAWHLGLMALVVVSLVAAFQAVGTLMAVGLMMLPAIAARHWARGVGTMVLVSVGVALAATLSGLLLSFHADVPSGPAIVLAAAALWAVSLVFGPVEGLAARWWPRRHLEG; encoded by the coding sequence GTGGCCGGCCTGGGCATCGCCATCGGGGCGGGGGCCATCTCCCGCGCGACGGGCGGGCGGGAGGATGCGGCGCTGGCCGCGCTCTACCTGGCCGCGCTGGCGGTGGGGGTGGTGATGATCTCCTGGCGCGGCTCCTCCGTGGAACTCACGCATATCCTCTTCGGCTCGGTGCTCGGGGTGGATGATTTGGCGCTGCTGATGATGGGGGGCGCGGCCAGCGCCACCCTTCTTTTCCTGGCCGTGGCCTGGCGGCCGCTGGTGCTGGAATGCTTCGACCCCTCTTTCGCCCGCGCAGTCGGGGTGCGCGGCAGCGCCTGGCATCTGGGGCTGATGGCGCTGGTGGTGGTCAGCCTGGTCGCGGCTTTCCAGGCGGTGGGCACGCTGATGGCGGTGGGACTGATGATGCTGCCCGCCATCGCCGCCCGGCACTGGGCGCGGGGCGTGGGGACCATGGTGCTGGTCTCGGTCGGGGTGGCGCTGGCGGCGACCCTGTCGGGGCTGCTGCTCTCCTTCCACGCCGATGTGCCCAGCGGGCCGGCCATCGTGCTGGCGGCGGCCGCGCTTTGGGCGGTGTCGCTGGTGTTCGGCCCTGTGGAGGGGCTGGCGGCGCGCTGGTGGCCGCGCCGGCACCTGGAGGGGTAG
- a CDS encoding helix-turn-helix domain-containing protein → MKFADIGQQLRAYRMESGMRAEEIAARLGVSRAALYRYEKGEVIKLETIRRLAELLKVSPLSLLGIGIEYFARPGAFQERLRGLEEQADQMLLVGEAYSLPITGEAFDGALAEAWTQAIPAGTDRLVQIAAVEQSLATLAARKRAYAQKRPNLTAVLSESALLRFLEEGVAPGLHVPEATRTRCREAARHEAENLARLMENVPIGLQIGLATGTPPSGSFLVLRGRDRAHVVTAPIAADTPPAAIAGVAGITAAEEGVAVHQRVAEAMWRDAMKGAAAAERVRELLARSRG, encoded by the coding sequence ATGAAGTTCGCGGACATCGGACAGCAATTGCGGGCCTACCGCATGGAATCCGGCATGCGCGCCGAGGAGATCGCGGCGCGCCTCGGGGTCTCCCGCGCCGCGCTCTACCGCTATGAGAAGGGCGAGGTCATCAAGCTCGAGACCATCCGCCGGCTGGCGGAACTGCTGAAGGTCTCGCCCCTGTCGCTGCTCGGCATCGGCATCGAGTATTTCGCCCGCCCCGGCGCCTTCCAGGAACGTCTGCGCGGTCTGGAGGAACAGGCCGACCAGATGCTGCTGGTGGGCGAGGCCTACAGCCTGCCCATCACGGGCGAGGCCTTCGACGGCGCGCTGGCCGAGGCCTGGACCCAGGCCATCCCCGCCGGCACGGACCGCCTGGTGCAGATCGCGGCCGTGGAGCAGTCGCTCGCCACGCTGGCCGCGCGCAAGCGGGCCTATGCCCAGAAGCGGCCCAACCTGACGGCGGTGCTGAGCGAATCGGCCCTGCTGCGCTTCCTGGAGGAGGGTGTGGCCCCCGGCCTGCATGTGCCCGAGGCCACCCGCACCCGCTGCCGCGAGGCCGCCCGTCACGAGGCCGAGAACCTCGCCCGCCTGATGGAGAACGTGCCCATCGGCCTGCAGATCGGCCTCGCCACCGGCACCCCTCCCAGCGGGTCCTTCCTGGTGCTGCGCGGCCGGGACCGCGCGCATGTCGTCACCGCCCCCATCGCGGCCGACACCCCGCCCGCCGCCATCGCGGGCGTGGCCGGCATCACCGCGGCGGAAGAGGGCGTGGCTGTCCACCAGCGCGTGGCGGAGGCCATGTGGCGCGATGCCATGAAGGGCGCCGCGGCCGCCGAGCGCGTGCGGGAATTGCTGGCGCGCAGCCGGGGGTAG
- a CDS encoding amidohydrolase, translating into MNASLHEAATAWRRHLHANPGLTLDEGETAAFVVEQLRAMGVTEIETGVGGHGVVATLRRAGGNRSVGLRADMDALPIQELDETLPWRSRKPGVMHACGHDGHTASLLATAALLHQDTGWSGTIRLVFQPAEEGGGGARSMIQDGLFRRFPMERIFGWHNWPGLEAGTVAIHPGPVMAAGARFELVFDGHAGHAALPHMTRDPVLGMGHAIVALQSIVSRAVDPVKSGVVSITVAEGGTATNQVPARALIRGTARWLDEAVGDLIEARMREIGQGIAATYGLTCEVMFRRGVPVTINHAAEAETAAAAAASVTAIRRDMAPAMTGEDFAWFLKEVPGAFVWIGNGPADNGRELHHPAYDFNDAIIPTVANYLATVAKRALTEG; encoded by the coding sequence ATGAACGCTTCCCTGCACGAAGCCGCCACGGCCTGGCGGCGGCATCTCCACGCCAACCCCGGACTGACGCTCGACGAGGGCGAAACCGCCGCCTTCGTCGTCGAACAGCTCCGCGCCATGGGTGTCACGGAGATCGAGACGGGGGTGGGCGGGCATGGCGTGGTCGCCACCCTGCGCCGGGCCGGCGGCAACCGCTCGGTCGGGCTGCGGGCCGACATGGACGCCCTGCCCATCCAGGAGCTGGACGAGACGCTGCCCTGGCGCAGCCGCAAGCCCGGCGTGATGCATGCCTGCGGCCATGACGGGCACACCGCCTCGCTGCTCGCCACCGCGGCCCTGCTGCACCAGGACACGGGCTGGAGCGGCACCATCCGCCTCGTCTTCCAGCCGGCCGAGGAAGGGGGCGGGGGCGCGCGCTCCATGATCCAGGACGGGCTGTTCCGGCGCTTTCCGATGGAACGCATCTTCGGCTGGCACAACTGGCCGGGGCTGGAGGCGGGCACCGTTGCCATCCATCCCGGCCCCGTCATGGCCGCGGGCGCCCGGTTCGAGCTGGTCTTCGACGGCCATGCCGGCCACGCCGCGCTGCCGCACATGACGCGCGACCCGGTGCTGGGCATGGGGCACGCCATCGTGGCCTTGCAATCCATCGTCTCGCGCGCGGTGGACCCGGTGAAGTCCGGCGTGGTCAGCATCACCGTGGCCGAGGGCGGCACCGCCACCAACCAGGTGCCCGCCCGCGCCCTGATCCGCGGCACCGCCCGCTGGCTGGACGAGGCGGTGGGCGACCTGATCGAGGCCCGCATGCGCGAGATCGGCCAGGGCATCGCCGCCACCTATGGCCTCACCTGCGAGGTGATGTTCCGCCGCGGCGTGCCCGTCACCATCAACCACGCGGCCGAGGCCGAGACGGCCGCCGCCGCCGCCGCCAGCGTCACCGCCATCCGCCGTGACATGGCGCCCGCCATGACGGGCGAGGATTTCGCTTGGTTCCTGAAGGAGGTGCCCGGCGCCTTCGTCTGGATCGGCAATGGCCCGGCCGACAATGGCCGGGAGTTGCACCACCCCGCCTATGATTTCAACGACGCCATCATCCCCACCGTCGCCAACTACCTGGCGACGGTGGCCAAGCGCGCGCTCACGGAGGGCTGA
- a CDS encoding cysteine dioxygenase family protein, which translates to MSGIHRLRNFVQSMTRLADRSPSEAEWLEEGGALLKALIAHDDWLPEDLAKPGPTYRQYLLHCDPLERFSVVSFVWGIGQRTPIHNHKVWGLVGMLWGAEVSTTMHPVPGQPMRAGQVDHLSPGEVVGVGSGEDDAHWVTNALTDSASISIHVYGGNIGAISRHTFDPETSEAKPFISGYTNTVVPNLWDRSAEPAVMS; encoded by the coding sequence ATGTCTGGCATCCATCGCCTGCGGAACTTCGTCCAGTCCATGACCCGGCTGGCGGACCGCTCTCCCTCCGAGGCCGAGTGGCTTGAGGAGGGCGGCGCCCTGCTCAAGGCGCTGATCGCCCATGACGACTGGCTGCCGGAGGATTTGGCCAAGCCCGGCCCCACCTACCGCCAGTATCTGCTGCATTGCGATCCGCTCGAGCGTTTCTCGGTGGTCAGCTTTGTCTGGGGCATCGGCCAGCGCACGCCCATTCACAACCACAAGGTCTGGGGGCTGGTCGGCATGCTGTGGGGGGCCGAGGTCAGCACCACCATGCACCCGGTGCCGGGGCAGCCCATGCGCGCGGGGCAGGTGGACCACCTTTCCCCCGGCGAGGTGGTTGGCGTGGGCAGCGGGGAGGATGACGCGCACTGGGTCACGAACGCCCTGACCGACAGCGCCTCGATCTCCATCCATGTCTATGGCGGCAACATCGGCGCCATCTCCCGCCACACCTTCGACCCCGAGACCAGTGAGGCCAAGCCCTTCATCTCGGGCTACACCAACACGGTGGTGCCGAATCTGTGGGACCGTTCGGCCGAGCCGGCCGTGATGAGCTGA
- a CDS encoding FAD-binding oxidoreductase — translation MPDDLHALPPLDALRAILGPAGLLTSPEDLAPYLSDWRGLYTGEAMALLRPASTEEVSACVALCAKHGIAVIPQGGNTSMVGGATPESRPGQVILSLARMNRVREVDALDMTMTVEAGLVLTRAQEVAAEHGCLFPLSLGAEGSAMIGGLLSTNAGGNTTVRYGNARELMLGLEVVLPDGGIIHGLRRLRKDNTGYALRHLFVGAEGTLGIITAAVLRLFPALRETVTALCAVPSEDAALSLFRRFRAADEGAVRAFEYMSGTGMGMVFKTIEGTALPLSNPVNHYVLVDLTASREGAGLRSLAEHVLEAALIEGEIEDAILAESEAQRASLWRLREEHPEAQKRTGANVKNDVSVPVSKVPEMIRRCSDALREMIPGSRPVPFGHLGDGNIHMNLVQPEGMDPAAFLDRSHDIMDCVNAIVRDLGGSFSAEHGVGRLKTDMMEEWRGGAELAAMRAIKAALDPRGIMNPGKVLPGG, via the coding sequence ATGCCCGACGACCTGCACGCACTTCCGCCTCTGGACGCGCTGCGCGCCATCCTGGGCCCCGCGGGCCTGCTGACGTCGCCGGAGGACCTGGCACCCTACCTGTCCGACTGGCGCGGCCTCTACACGGGCGAGGCCATGGCCCTGCTGCGTCCGGCCAGCACGGAAGAGGTCTCGGCCTGCGTGGCGCTCTGCGCGAAGCACGGCATCGCCGTCATCCCGCAGGGGGGCAACACCTCCATGGTGGGCGGCGCCACGCCGGAATCCCGGCCTGGCCAGGTGATCCTGAGCCTTGCCCGGATGAACCGGGTGCGCGAAGTGGACGCGCTCGACATGACCATGACGGTCGAGGCCGGCCTCGTGCTGACCCGCGCGCAGGAGGTGGCGGCGGAGCATGGCTGCCTCTTCCCCCTCAGCCTCGGTGCCGAGGGTTCGGCCATGATCGGCGGGCTGCTCTCCACCAATGCGGGGGGCAACACCACGGTCCGCTACGGCAATGCGCGCGAACTGATGCTGGGGCTGGAGGTGGTGCTGCCCGATGGCGGCATCATCCACGGCCTCCGGCGCCTCAGGAAGGACAATACCGGCTATGCGCTGCGGCACCTCTTCGTGGGGGCCGAGGGCACGCTGGGCATCATCACCGCCGCCGTGCTGCGGCTGTTTCCGGCCCTGCGCGAGACCGTGACCGCCCTCTGCGCCGTGCCGAGCGAGGATGCGGCCCTCTCCCTCTTCCGCCGCTTCCGCGCGGCCGATGAGGGCGCGGTGCGGGCCTTCGAATACATGTCGGGCACGGGCATGGGGATGGTGTTCAAGACCATCGAGGGCACGGCCCTGCCGCTGTCCAACCCCGTGAACCACTATGTGCTGGTGGACCTGACGGCCAGCCGGGAAGGGGCAGGGCTGCGCAGCCTGGCCGAGCACGTGCTGGAAGCGGCGCTGATCGAGGGTGAGATCGAGGACGCCATCCTCGCCGAATCCGAGGCCCAGCGCGCTTCCCTCTGGCGCCTGCGCGAGGAGCACCCGGAAGCCCAGAAGCGCACCGGCGCCAATGTAAAGAATGATGTCTCCGTGCCCGTCTCCAAGGTGCCGGAGATGATCCGCCGCTGTTCCGACGCGCTCCGCGAGATGATCCCGGGCAGCCGCCCCGTGCCCTTCGGACATCTGGGCGACGGCAACATCCACATGAACCTGGTCCAGCCCGAGGGCATGGACCCCGCGGCCTTCCTGGATCGTTCGCACGACATCATGGACTGCGTGAACGCCATCGTGCGCGACCTGGGCGGCAGCTTCTCGGCCGAGCACGGGGTGGGCCGGCTCAAGACCGACATGATGGAGGAGTGGCGCGGCGGCGCCGAACTCGCCGCCATGCGGGCCATCAAGGCGGCGCTGGACCCGCGGGGCATCATGAATCCGGGGAAGGTCCTTCCCGGCGGATGA
- the lptF gene encoding LPS export ABC transporter permease LptF produces MRRIDRYIVRQLALTLFAVTVGLAALVWLTQSLRFIELVLDRGLSFWVFLELTGLLLPGFFGLILPITTFVVVLFTYVRLAGDRELVVMRAAGLSNWQLSRPAMAVATGAMLLCYLLNLWLTPLAQQAFREWQFEIRNQMAGLLLQDGVFSQLGGDLMVYARARDGANNLYGILVHDTRERGVPVTIIAETGRLTSTPQGPRVTLINGQRQQVEQVRGADGVTRPRLTTLSFAENSLDLARTSRVEGDRFRNAHERSLMELLDPDDDVSERDRRRYRAEAHQRLANPLTAIGLALLALAVALTGEFRRFGGGFRLFIGCGVMVALLAVGLTLGSAAARQNSLLPLVWLHAIVPGLVSAWIIAGMPGLGGRLRSWAR; encoded by the coding sequence ATGAGGCGCATTGACCGCTACATCGTCCGCCAGCTGGCGCTGACCCTGTTCGCCGTGACCGTGGGCCTCGCCGCGCTGGTGTGGCTCACGCAGTCATTGCGGTTCATCGAGCTGGTGCTGGACCGCGGCCTGTCCTTCTGGGTCTTCCTGGAACTGACGGGCCTGCTGCTGCCGGGCTTCTTCGGGCTGATCCTGCCCATCACGACCTTCGTGGTGGTGCTGTTCACCTATGTGCGCCTGGCGGGTGACCGCGAGCTGGTGGTGATGCGCGCCGCCGGCCTGTCCAACTGGCAGCTCTCCCGCCCCGCCATGGCGGTGGCCACGGGCGCCATGCTGCTGTGCTATTTGCTGAATCTCTGGCTTACGCCGCTGGCGCAGCAGGCCTTCCGTGAATGGCAGTTCGAGATCCGCAACCAGATGGCGGGGCTCTTGCTGCAGGATGGCGTGTTCAGCCAGCTGGGCGGCGACCTGATGGTCTATGCCCGCGCCCGGGATGGGGCCAACAACCTCTACGGCATCCTGGTGCATGACACGCGCGAGCGGGGGGTGCCCGTCACCATCATCGCGGAGACGGGGCGGCTGACCTCCACCCCCCAGGGGCCGCGCGTCACCCTCATCAACGGGCAGCGGCAGCAGGTGGAGCAGGTGCGGGGCGCCGATGGCGTCACCCGCCCGCGCCTGACGACCCTTTCCTTCGCGGAGAACAGCCTGGACCTCGCCCGCACCAGCCGGGTGGAGGGTGACCGTTTCCGCAACGCCCATGAGCGCAGCCTGATGGAGCTGCTGGACCCCGATGACGACGTCTCCGAGCGTGACCGCCGTCGCTACCGGGCGGAGGCGCACCAGCGCCTGGCCAACCCGCTGACGGCCATCGGCCTCGCGCTGCTGGCGCTGGCCGTGGCGCTGACGGGGGAATTCCGGCGCTTCGGCGGTGGGTTCCGGCTCTTCATCGGCTGCGGGGTGATGGTGGCGCTGCTGGCGGTGGGGCTGACGCTGGGCAGCGCGGCCGCGCGGCAGAATTCGCTGCTGCCGCTGGTTTGGCTGCATGCCATCGTCCCCGGGCTGGTTTCGGCCTGGATCATCGCGGGCATGCCGGGCCTGGGCGGGAGGTTGCGGTCATGGGCGCGCTGA
- a CDS encoding LptF/LptG family permease: MTPAYTFTFYIARRFLAAALILLVALTLLVSLFDFVELLRRAAGRPEAHFGIVATIAALRMPFIAMQLLPFAILLGGMLAFWRLARGSELIVARAAGISAFAFLAGPTVVALLTGITAITAISPLSSAMLARAERLDASFLRAGGGVTALAGGRLWLRQADTGIEPGGVAILTGRPARLLGTDRADFVMTEVTVWRLSRQDQPLQRLEAPRARLTGGNWQLEDVTQFQMGRPLPSQHPSITLPTILTPDRIEDSVASPDTLSFWALPGFIELLEQSGFSALRHRLQLHSLLSTPFLAVAMALLAAGFSMRHSRQGGRRSRSRPASRRASPSMSSTV, translated from the coding sequence ATGACGCCGGCCTATACCTTCACCTTCTATATCGCCCGACGCTTCCTGGCCGCGGCGCTGATCCTGCTGGTGGCGCTGACGCTGCTGGTCTCGCTGTTCGACTTCGTGGAGCTGCTGCGCCGCGCCGCCGGGCGGCCCGAGGCCCATTTCGGCATCGTCGCCACCATCGCCGCCCTTCGCATGCCCTTCATCGCCATGCAGCTTCTGCCTTTCGCCATTCTGCTGGGCGGCATGCTGGCCTTCTGGCGTCTGGCCCGGGGTTCGGAGCTGATCGTGGCGCGGGCCGCGGGCATCTCCGCCTTCGCCTTCCTGGCCGGGCCCACCGTCGTCGCGCTGCTGACCGGCATCACGGCCATCACCGCCATCTCGCCACTCTCCTCGGCCATGCTGGCGCGGGCGGAGCGGTTGGATGCCTCCTTCCTGCGGGCGGGCGGCGGGGTGACGGCGCTGGCCGGCGGCCGGCTGTGGCTGCGCCAGGCCGATACGGGGATCGAGCCCGGGGGGGTCGCCATCCTGACCGGCCGTCCGGCCCGGCTGCTCGGCACCGACCGGGCCGATTTCGTCATGACCGAGGTGACGGTCTGGCGGCTCTCCCGCCAGGACCAGCCCTTGCAGCGCCTGGAGGCGCCGAGGGCGCGCCTGACGGGCGGAAACTGGCAGTTGGAGGATGTCACGCAGTTCCAGATGGGACGGCCCCTGCCCAGCCAGCACCCGAGCATCACCCTGCCCACCATCCTGACGCCGGACCGCATCGAGGACAGCGTGGCCTCGCCCGACACGCTCTCCTTCTGGGCGCTGCCGGGCTTCATCGAGTTGCTGGAACAGTCCGGCTTCTCGGCGCTGCGGCACCGGCTGCAACTGCATTCGCTGCTGAGCACGCCTTTCCTGGCGGTGGCGATGGCGCTGCTGGCGGCCGGCTTCTCCATGCGGCATTCGCGCCAGGGGGGGCGGCGGTCGCGATCGCGACCGGCGTCGCGGCGGGCTTCGCCCTCTATGTCCTCGACCGTGTGA